The following proteins come from a genomic window of Larimichthys crocea isolate SSNF chromosome III, L_crocea_2.0, whole genome shotgun sequence:
- the castor2 gene encoding cytosolic arginine sensor for mTORC1 subunit 2 produces the protein MELHILEHSLKVASIEKEGIQICTHGLIKLAFLASKTRCKFFSLTETPEDYTIIVDEEGFKELPQSEHISVADATWLALNVVSGGGNASNSQPIGVTKIAKSVIAPLADHNISVFMLSTYQTDFILVRERDLPMVMHTLSSEFTLLRVVNGETVAAHDLGVSNGFVKPKLVPRPIIHPLSSPSNMFCVTSLDPDTLPSVATLLMDVMFYSGGPKEPGASNEDSSHIRFFSFSLIEGYISLVMDEQTTQRFPNNVLFTSASGELWKMVRIGGQPLGFDECGIVAQISEPLATADIPAYYISTFKFDHALVPEENIQSVIGALRTKSTGQ, from the exons ATGGAGCTTCATATTTTAGAGCACAGCTTGAAAGTGGCGAGTATAGAAAAAGAGGGGATCCAGATTTGCACTCACGGATTGATAAAACTCGCTTTCTTGGCCTCCAAAACAAG ATGCAAGTTTTTCAGTCTGACGGAGACTCCGGAGGACTACACCATAATTGTCGATGAGGAAGGCTTTAAAG AGCTGCCCCAGTCAGAGCACATCAGTGTTGCTGATGCTACATGGTTGGCCCTCAACGTGGTGTCAGGGGGCGGCAACGCCTCAAATTCGCAGCCCATCGGAGTCACCAAAATCGCTAAATCTGTCATTGCACCGCTGGCCGACCACAACAtctctgttttcatgctgtCGACGTATCAGACGGACTTCATTCTG gTTCGAGAGCGAGACCTGCCGATGGTCATGCACACGCTGTCTTCCGAATTCACTTTGCTTCGGGTGGTCAACGGAGAGACTGTTGCTGCTCATGATCTGGGAGTCAGCAACGGTTTTGTAAAGCCAAAACTCG tgccCCGTCCCATCATTCATCCCTTATCTAGTCCCAGCAACATGTTCTGTGTGACCAGCCTGGACCCAGACACACTGCCCTCTGTAGCCACGCTGCTCATGGACGTCATGTTTTACTCTGGAGG GCCAAAGGAACCTGGAGCATCCAACGAGGACTCCAGCCACATCcgcttcttctctttctccctgatCGAAGGCTACATCTCTCTGGTCATGGACGAACAGACAACTCaaag GTTTCCAAACAATGTCCTCTTCACCAGTGCTTCTGGTGAGCTTTGGAAAATGGTTCGCATTGGGGGACAACCTTTAGGATTTG ATGAGTGCGGCATCGTGGCTCAAATATCTGAACCTCTGGCAACGGCTGACATTCCAGCTTACTACATTAGTACCTTCAAGTTTGACCACGCCCTG GTTCCCGAAGAAAACATCCAAAGTGTGATTGGAGCTCTGCGGACCAAGAGCACGGGACAGTGA